Proteins from a genomic interval of Leifsonia shinshuensis:
- a CDS encoding cytochrome c oxidase assembly protein, with the protein MLVAAAALYLGGVLSLRRRGHHWPARLTWMYFLLGLGSYAVISFGFLGAESRELRWAFTTRIALLLFVVPALVSLGRPIALARVALGPTGQARTDRFLQSRAVKLFGNAIFATVFACAAFMIFLTPVAAVLRDSPWSEWTISVLVPLAGLLMVLPIAAHSVMHTSFFITVEFLLAFVALLLDAIPGLLLRLNDTVLDHAPAIVGPLPLWFPSALHDQHLSGDFLWFIAEVADIPILIILFIRWMRLDRREGKKLDELSDEEMEALTQAHLHQRG; encoded by the coding sequence ATGCTCGTCGCGGCGGCCGCTCTCTACCTGGGCGGGGTGCTGTCGCTGCGGCGGCGCGGCCACCACTGGCCGGCGCGGCTGACGTGGATGTACTTCCTGCTGGGGCTGGGGTCGTACGCGGTCATCTCGTTCGGCTTCCTCGGCGCCGAGAGCCGGGAGCTGCGCTGGGCCTTCACGACGCGAATCGCGCTGCTGCTGTTCGTGGTCCCCGCCCTCGTGAGCCTCGGCCGGCCGATCGCGCTCGCGCGCGTGGCGCTGGGCCCGACCGGTCAGGCCCGCACCGACCGGTTCTTGCAGTCGCGCGCGGTGAAGCTGTTCGGCAACGCGATCTTCGCGACGGTCTTCGCCTGCGCGGCGTTCATGATCTTCCTGACGCCGGTCGCCGCCGTCCTCCGGGACTCGCCGTGGTCGGAGTGGACCATCTCGGTGCTGGTGCCGCTCGCGGGCCTGCTCATGGTGCTGCCGATCGCGGCGCACTCCGTGATGCACACCAGCTTCTTCATCACGGTGGAGTTCCTGCTGGCGTTCGTCGCGCTGCTGCTGGACGCGATCCCGGGGCTGCTGCTGCGGCTCAACGACACGGTGCTCGACCACGCGCCGGCGATCGTGGGCCCGCTGCCGCTGTGGTTCCCGAGCGCGCTGCACGACCAGCATCTCTCCGGCGACTTCCTCTGGTTCATCGCCGAGGTCGCGGACATCCCGATCCTTATCATCCTGTTCATCCGGTGGATGCGCCTGGACCGCCGCGAGGGCAAGAAGCTGGACGAGCTCAGCGACGAGGAGATGGAGGCGCTCACGCAGGCGCACCTCCACCAGCGCGGCTGA
- the cls gene encoding cardiolipin synthase has protein sequence MDAGFLTTTIVVLALLLDFVIRVIAIIVVPRNRKPTSATAWLLAIFLIPYIGVLFFLLIGSYKLPKKRREKQDEINRFIIDSTEGIERVRRDHPWPPWLESVVELNRNLGAMPLVGGNRATLNGHYEESLAAMTAAIAAAKRYVHVEFYILTLDKTTAPFFEAMEAAVARGVVVRVLLDHIASVRTPDYKATIKRLTAMGAKWHLMLPVQPFKGKYQRPDLRNHRKLLIVDGRVAFMGSQNVIDRSYNKKSNIKRGLKWKELIVRLEGPIVAGLNAIFITDWYSETDELLRRETEPITDEDVQNANDPEELDAQVVPSGPGFAGENNLRLFLALLYYAQERIVITSPYFVPDEAMLTAITTATQRGIAVDLFVSEIGDQALVYHAQRSYYEALLRAGVRIWMYKAPYILHAKHFTIDDDVAVIGSSNMDMRSFLLNMEVSLMVRGRPFVEQMREVEDGYRRDSRELTLDEWMKQPLRSTVLDNLARLTSALQ, from the coding sequence ATGGATGCGGGTTTCCTGACCACGACGATCGTCGTGCTCGCGCTCCTCCTCGACTTCGTCATCCGCGTCATCGCGATCATCGTGGTCCCGCGCAACCGCAAGCCCACCTCCGCGACCGCGTGGCTGCTCGCCATCTTCCTGATCCCGTACATCGGCGTGCTGTTCTTCCTGCTGATCGGCAGCTACAAGCTCCCGAAGAAGCGCCGGGAGAAGCAGGACGAGATCAACCGCTTCATCATCGACAGCACCGAGGGCATCGAGCGGGTGCGCCGCGACCACCCGTGGCCGCCGTGGCTGGAGTCGGTGGTCGAGCTCAACCGCAACCTCGGCGCGATGCCGCTCGTCGGCGGCAACCGGGCCACGCTCAACGGGCACTACGAGGAGTCGCTCGCCGCGATGACCGCGGCGATCGCCGCCGCGAAGCGGTATGTCCACGTCGAGTTCTACATCCTCACGCTCGACAAGACGACGGCTCCGTTCTTCGAGGCGATGGAGGCCGCGGTCGCGCGCGGCGTCGTCGTGCGCGTGCTGCTCGACCACATCGCCTCGGTCCGGACCCCCGACTACAAGGCCACCATCAAGCGCCTGACGGCGATGGGCGCGAAGTGGCACCTGATGCTGCCCGTGCAGCCGTTCAAGGGCAAGTACCAGCGGCCCGACCTCCGCAACCACCGCAAGCTGCTCATCGTGGACGGCCGGGTGGCGTTCATGGGGTCCCAGAACGTCATCGACCGCAGCTACAACAAGAAGTCGAACATCAAGCGCGGCCTCAAGTGGAAAGAGCTCATCGTCCGGCTCGAGGGGCCGATCGTCGCCGGTCTGAACGCGATCTTTATCACCGACTGGTACAGCGAGACCGACGAGCTGCTCCGCCGCGAGACGGAGCCGATCACCGACGAGGACGTCCAGAACGCCAACGACCCCGAGGAGCTGGACGCCCAGGTCGTCCCGTCCGGCCCCGGATTCGCGGGCGAGAACAACCTCCGGCTCTTCCTCGCGCTGCTGTACTACGCGCAGGAGCGCATCGTCATCACGTCGCCGTACTTCGTGCCGGACGAGGCGATGCTCACGGCCATCACGACCGCCACTCAGCGCGGCATCGCCGTCGACCTGTTCGTCTCCGAGATCGGCGACCAGGCGCTTGTGTACCACGCCCAGCGCTCCTACTACGAGGCGCTGCTGCGCGCCGGCGTGCGGATCTGGATGTACAAGGCGCCGTACATCCTGCACGCCAAGCACTTCACGATCGACGACGATGTGGCCGTGATCGGGTCGAGCAACATGGACATGCGCTCCTTCCTGCTCAACATGGAGGTCTCGCTGATGGTCCGCGGGCGTCCGTTCGTGGAGCAGATGCGCGAGGTGGAGGACGGCTACCGCCGCGACAGCCGCGAGCTGACCCTCGACGAGTGGATGAAGCAGCCCCTCCGCTCCACCGTGCTCGACAACCTGGCCCGGCTCACCTCCGCCCTGCAGTAG
- a CDS encoding pirin family protein: protein MSNLERDPVEVLAGDDAVVADAGVEILEPREVPLGGPRAMTVRRTLPQRRRSLIGGWCFVDHYGPDDVSLTGGMQVPPHPHTGLQTVSWLFEGEIDHRDSVGSHALVRPGELNLMTAGRGISHSEVSTPGTQRLHGVQLWVALPSASKDVAPFFEHHVPSPAPLGDATVRTFVGALAGSGTDATVFSPLVGAELAVPAGARVTVPLDPAFEHGILVDAGDVSVAGSPVPLSHLAYLCPGRDSVEVVAGEAGPARLLLLGGEPLGEEIVMWWNFIGRSHEDVVAARAEWQRDVIDGEDPDGRFGTVRGYEGGALPAPALPTVRLKPRG, encoded by the coding sequence ATGAGCAACCTCGAGCGCGACCCGGTGGAGGTCCTCGCGGGCGACGACGCGGTCGTCGCGGACGCGGGGGTGGAGATCCTGGAGCCGCGCGAGGTCCCGCTGGGCGGACCGCGGGCGATGACGGTGCGGCGCACCCTCCCGCAGCGCAGGCGCTCGCTGATCGGCGGCTGGTGCTTCGTCGACCACTACGGCCCGGACGACGTCTCGCTGACCGGTGGGATGCAGGTGCCCCCGCATCCGCACACCGGGCTGCAGACGGTGAGCTGGCTGTTCGAGGGCGAGATCGACCACCGCGACAGCGTCGGCAGCCACGCGCTGGTGCGGCCGGGCGAGCTCAACCTGATGACGGCGGGGCGCGGGATCAGCCACTCGGAGGTGTCGACGCCGGGGACGCAGCGGCTGCACGGCGTCCAGCTCTGGGTCGCGCTGCCGAGCGCGTCGAAAGACGTCGCCCCCTTCTTCGAGCACCACGTCCCGTCTCCGGCTCCGCTCGGGGACGCGACGGTGCGCACCTTCGTCGGCGCGCTGGCCGGGAGCGGGACGGACGCCACCGTGTTCTCGCCGCTGGTCGGCGCCGAGCTCGCCGTGCCCGCGGGTGCGCGGGTGACGGTGCCGCTCGACCCCGCGTTCGAGCACGGGATCCTGGTCGACGCCGGCGATGTCTCCGTGGCCGGGTCGCCCGTCCCGCTCAGCCACCTGGCGTACCTGTGCCCCGGACGCGACAGCGTGGAAGTGGTGGCCGGGGAGGCCGGCCCGGCGCGGCTGCTGCTGCTGGGCGGCGAGCCGCTGGGCGAGGAGATCGTGATGTGGTGGAACTTCATCGGCCGCAGCCACGAAGACGTCGTGGCCGCGCGGGCGGAGTGGCAGCGCGACGTGATCGACGGGGAGGACCCGGACGGCCGCTTCGGGACCGTGCGCGGGTATGAGGGCGGGGCGCTGCCGGCGCCGGCGCTTCCGACGGTGCGGCTGAAGCCGCGGGGGTAA
- a CDS encoding ATP-dependent Clp protease ATP-binding subunit yields the protein MFERFTDRARRVVVLAQEEAKMLNHNYIGTEHILLGLIHEGEGVAAKALESLGISLDAVREQVQDIIGQGQQQPTGHIPFTPRAKKVLELSLREALQLGHNYIGTEHILLGLIREGEGVAAQVLVKLGADLNRVRQQVIQLLSGYQGKEQVQVGGNDQATAQAGSQILDQFGRNLTQAARDNKLDPVIGREKEIERVMQILSRRSKNNPVLIGEPGVGKTAVVEGLAQAIVRGDVPETLKDKQLYTLDLGSLIAGSRYRGDFEERLKKVTKEIRTRGDIITFIDEIHTLVGAGAAEGAIDAASILKPLLARGELQTIGATTLDEYRKHFEKDAALERRFQPIQVAEPSLPHAINILKGLRDRYEAHHKVSITDGAIVAAANLADRYIQDRFLPDKAIDLIDEAGARLRLSILSAPPELREFDDKIAAVRSQKEAAIEDQDFEKAASLRDEEKNLLGERLRLEKQWRSGDVKTTAEVDEGLIAEVLAQATGIPVFKLTEEESARLVYMEKALHQRVIGQEEAIAALSRTIRRTRAGLKDPKRPSGSFIFAGPTGVGKTELAKALAEFLFDDESAMISLDMSEYGEKHTVSRLFGAPPGFVGFEEGGQLTEKVRRKPFSVVLFDEIEKAHPDIFNSLLQILEEGRLTDGQGRVVDFKNTVIIMTTNLGTKDISGGPVGFQIEGDPTTGYDRMRGKVYEELKKNFKPEFLNRVDEIIVFPQLNKAELLQIVDLFIKRLSDRLLDRDMTIELAVPAKERLIEVGFDPTLGARPLRRAVQHEIEDRLSEKILHGELNAGDHVHVDFQNGEFVFTTTARQESVGAGVNAAAAIGTGPATPDLAAND from the coding sequence ATGTTCGAGAGATTCACCGACCGCGCTCGGCGCGTCGTCGTCCTGGCCCAGGAAGAGGCCAAGATGCTCAACCACAACTACATCGGGACGGAGCACATCCTGCTCGGCCTGATCCACGAGGGTGAGGGTGTCGCCGCAAAGGCTCTGGAATCGCTCGGTATCTCGCTGGACGCCGTCCGCGAGCAGGTCCAGGACATCATCGGCCAGGGTCAGCAGCAGCCGACCGGCCACATCCCGTTCACGCCGCGCGCCAAGAAGGTCCTCGAGCTCAGCTTGCGCGAGGCCCTCCAGCTCGGCCACAACTACATCGGCACCGAGCACATCCTGCTCGGCCTGATCCGCGAGGGCGAGGGCGTCGCCGCCCAGGTGCTCGTCAAGCTGGGCGCCGACCTCAACCGCGTGCGCCAGCAGGTCATCCAGCTGCTCTCCGGCTACCAGGGCAAGGAGCAGGTCCAGGTGGGCGGCAACGATCAGGCGACCGCGCAGGCCGGCAGCCAGATCCTCGACCAGTTCGGCCGCAACCTCACGCAGGCCGCGCGCGACAACAAGCTCGACCCGGTGATCGGGCGCGAGAAGGAGATCGAGCGCGTCATGCAGATCCTGTCGCGCCGCTCCAAGAACAACCCTGTGCTGATCGGCGAGCCCGGCGTCGGCAAGACCGCCGTCGTGGAGGGCCTCGCCCAGGCGATCGTCCGCGGCGACGTGCCGGAGACGCTGAAGGACAAGCAGCTCTACACGCTCGACCTCGGCTCGCTCATCGCCGGCTCCCGCTACCGCGGCGACTTCGAGGAGCGCCTGAAGAAGGTCACCAAGGAGATCCGCACCCGCGGCGACATCATCACCTTCATCGACGAGATCCACACCCTCGTCGGCGCGGGCGCCGCGGAGGGCGCGATCGACGCCGCCAGCATCCTCAAGCCGCTGCTGGCCCGCGGCGAGCTGCAGACCATCGGCGCGACCACGCTCGACGAGTACCGCAAGCACTTCGAGAAGGACGCCGCGCTCGAGCGCCGGTTCCAGCCCATCCAGGTGGCCGAGCCGTCGCTGCCGCACGCGATCAACATCCTCAAGGGGCTGCGCGACCGCTACGAGGCGCACCACAAGGTGTCCATCACCGACGGCGCCATCGTCGCCGCGGCGAACCTCGCCGACCGCTACATCCAGGACCGCTTCCTCCCGGACAAGGCCATCGACCTGATCGACGAGGCCGGCGCCCGTCTGCGCCTGTCGATCCTGTCGGCCCCGCCGGAGTTGCGCGAGTTCGACGACAAGATCGCCGCCGTCCGGTCCCAGAAGGAGGCCGCGATCGAGGACCAGGACTTCGAGAAGGCCGCATCGCTGCGTGACGAGGAGAAGAACCTCCTCGGCGAGCGGCTGCGCCTGGAGAAGCAGTGGCGCTCGGGCGACGTCAAGACGACGGCCGAGGTCGACGAGGGCCTGATCGCGGAGGTGCTGGCGCAGGCCACCGGCATCCCGGTGTTCAAGCTCACCGAGGAGGAGTCGGCCCGCCTGGTCTACATGGAGAAGGCGCTGCACCAGCGCGTCATCGGCCAGGAGGAGGCCATCGCGGCCCTCTCGCGGACGATCCGCCGCACGCGTGCCGGCCTGAAGGACCCGAAGCGTCCCTCCGGCTCGTTCATCTTCGCCGGCCCCACCGGTGTCGGTAAGACGGAGCTGGCCAAGGCGCTCGCCGAGTTCCTGTTCGACGACGAGTCGGCGATGATCTCGCTCGACATGTCGGAGTACGGCGAGAAGCACACGGTCTCCCGGCTGTTCGGCGCCCCTCCCGGGTTCGTCGGCTTCGAGGAGGGCGGCCAGCTCACCGAGAAGGTCCGCCGCAAGCCGTTCAGCGTCGTGCTGTTCGACGAGATCGAGAAGGCGCACCCGGACATCTTCAACTCGCTGCTCCAGATCCTGGAGGAGGGACGTCTGACGGACGGTCAGGGTCGCGTCGTCGACTTCAAGAACACCGTGATCATCATGACCACGAACCTCGGCACGAAGGACATCTCCGGCGGCCCTGTCGGCTTCCAGATCGAGGGCGACCCGACCACCGGCTACGACCGGATGCGCGGCAAGGTCTACGAGGAGCTCAAGAAGAACTTCAAGCCGGAGTTCCTCAACCGTGTCGACGAGATCATCGTGTTCCCGCAGCTCAACAAGGCGGAGCTGCTGCAGATCGTGGACCTGTTCATCAAGCGCCTCTCCGACCGGCTGCTCGACCGCGACATGACGATCGAGCTCGCGGTCCCCGCCAAGGAGCGCCTGATCGAGGTCGGCTTCGACCCGACGCTGGGAGCCCGGCCGCTGCGCCGCGCCGTCCAGCACGAGATCGAGGACAGGCTGAGCGAGAAGATCCTCCACGGCGAGCTGAACGCGGGCGACCACGTGCACGTCGACTTCCAGAACGGCGAGTTCGTCTTCACGACGACCGCCCGCCAGGAGTCCGTCGGCGCCGGCGTCAACGCCGCCGCCGCGATCGGCACCGGCCCGGCCACCCCGGACCTCGCCGCGAACGACTGA
- a CDS encoding amino-acid N-acetyltransferase yields MSSEGSAYVVRRARTSDVPGIQELVEPLVQRRILLGKEAVTFYESVQEFRVAETEDGQLIGCGALHVMWSDLAEVRTLAVADPWLGRGVGRALLARLEDDARDLGLSRLFCLTFEVGFFERNGFEDMGSETVDPALYAELVRSRDEGVAEFLDLARVKPNTLGNTRMLKHL; encoded by the coding sequence GTGAGTTCTGAGGGCAGCGCGTATGTGGTTCGGAGGGCGCGGACCAGCGACGTGCCCGGCATCCAGGAGCTCGTGGAGCCGCTCGTCCAGCGACGCATCCTGCTCGGCAAGGAGGCGGTGACCTTCTACGAGTCGGTGCAGGAGTTCCGCGTCGCCGAGACCGAGGACGGCCAGCTGATCGGCTGCGGCGCCCTCCACGTCATGTGGAGCGACCTCGCCGAGGTGCGCACGCTCGCGGTCGCGGACCCCTGGCTCGGGCGCGGTGTCGGCCGTGCCCTGCTGGCCCGGCTGGAGGACGATGCCAGGGACCTCGGCCTCAGCCGGCTGTTCTGCCTGACCTTCGAGGTCGGCTTCTTCGAGCGCAACGGGTTCGAGGACATGGGCTCGGAGACTGTGGATCCCGCCCTCTATGCCGAGCTCGTCCGCTCCCGCGACGAGGGTGTCGCCGAGTTCCTCGACCTGGCCCGCGTGAAGCCCAACACCCTGGGAAACACGCGCATGTTGAAGCACCTCTGA
- the radA gene encoding DNA repair protein RadA, which yields MAKAAVTYRCTECGWTTVKWAGRCGECQEWGTVTEASAPTGVLRALKPVVVGADRAARAITSIGTEAAERRASGIGEFDRVLGGGIVPGAAILLSGEPGVGKSTLLLEVASRAAAEGRPVLYVSAEESVSQVRMRAERTGALHDQLFLASETDLATIVGQIDAVRPSLVIVDSVQTVSSGSTEGIAGGPSQVREVASTLIRVAKERDLPVLIVGHVTKDGSIAGPRLLEHLVDVVCQFEGDRQTSLRFVRALKNRFGPTDEVGCFEMAGDGIAEVPDPSGLFLSRTTTPVSGTCVTVAMEGRRPLPVEVQALVVATTAPNPRRVTNGVDSSRVAMLLAVLERRAGIRLGDKDVYVSTVGGVRLAEPGADLAIALAVASAATDRAIPHTLAAFGEISLAGEIRPVTSGKQRATEASRLGFATRIDERSATVREALRVAFSAAATPRERELDAAF from the coding sequence GTGGCAAAAGCCGCTGTGACGTATCGCTGCACCGAGTGCGGCTGGACGACGGTCAAGTGGGCGGGTCGGTGCGGCGAGTGCCAGGAGTGGGGCACGGTCACGGAGGCGTCGGCGCCCACGGGCGTGCTGCGAGCGTTGAAGCCGGTCGTCGTCGGCGCTGACCGGGCCGCGCGCGCGATCACGTCGATCGGCACGGAGGCGGCGGAGCGCCGCGCGAGCGGGATCGGCGAGTTCGACCGCGTGCTCGGCGGCGGGATCGTGCCGGGTGCGGCCATCCTGCTGAGCGGTGAGCCGGGCGTCGGCAAGTCCACGCTGCTGCTGGAGGTGGCCTCCCGTGCCGCCGCCGAGGGCCGGCCGGTGCTGTATGTGAGCGCCGAGGAGTCGGTGAGCCAGGTGCGGATGCGCGCCGAGCGCACCGGGGCGCTGCACGACCAGCTGTTCCTGGCATCCGAGACGGACCTGGCGACCATCGTCGGGCAGATCGACGCCGTGCGGCCGTCGCTCGTCATCGTGGACTCGGTGCAGACCGTGTCGAGCGGGTCGACGGAGGGCATCGCCGGCGGCCCGAGCCAGGTCCGCGAGGTCGCCAGCACGCTGATCCGGGTGGCCAAGGAGCGCGATCTCCCGGTGCTGATCGTCGGGCACGTCACCAAGGACGGCTCGATCGCCGGGCCGCGGCTGCTCGAGCACCTGGTGGACGTGGTCTGCCAGTTCGAGGGCGACCGCCAGACCTCGCTGCGGTTCGTGCGTGCCCTCAAGAACCGGTTCGGCCCGACCGACGAGGTCGGCTGCTTCGAGATGGCCGGCGACGGCATCGCCGAGGTCCCCGACCCGAGCGGCCTCTTCCTCAGCCGCACGACCACCCCGGTGTCCGGCACGTGCGTCACCGTCGCGATGGAGGGCCGCCGCCCGCTGCCGGTGGAGGTCCAGGCGCTCGTCGTGGCGACCACGGCCCCCAACCCGCGCCGCGTGACCAACGGCGTCGACTCCTCCCGGGTCGCCATGCTGCTCGCGGTCCTGGAGCGCCGCGCCGGCATCCGGCTCGGCGACAAGGATGTCTACGTGTCCACGGTCGGCGGCGTCCGGCTGGCCGAGCCCGGAGCCGACCTCGCCATCGCGCTGGCCGTGGCCTCCGCCGCGACCGACCGGGCCATCCCGCACACGCTCGCGGCGTTCGGCGAGATCAGTCTGGCCGGCGAGATCCGCCCCGTGACGAGCGGCAAGCAGCGGGCGACCGAGGCCTCGCGCCTGGGCTTCGCGACCCGGATCGACGAACGGAGCGCGACCGTCCGCGAGGCGCTGCGGGTGGCCTTCTCCGCCGCGGCCACGCCGCGCGAGCGCGAACTCGACGCGGCGTTCTGA